From a region of the Methylomonas rapida genome:
- the sucD gene encoding succinate--CoA ligase subunit alpha, with amino-acid sequence MAIFIDKDTRIIVQGFTGKIGTFHAQEMIEYGSNVVGGITPGKGGQKHLERPVFNTVKEAVEQVGAEASIVFVPPAYAADSIMEAAEAGIKYCVCITDGIPTQDMMKVKIFLSKFPKESRMVLTGPNCAGTISPGKSMLGIMPGHIYMPGNVGIVGRSGTLGYEAADQMKALGIGVSTSVGIGGDPINGSSHRDILEKFEQDPETKVVMMIGEIGGPQEVEAGVFANEHMSKPVVAYIAGLTAPKGRRMGHAGAIISASGESAAEKVERLQELGVTIAPTPAAMGETVAKVLAKL; translated from the coding sequence ATGGCAATTTTTATCGATAAAGACACCCGCATCATCGTTCAAGGTTTTACCGGCAAAATCGGTACCTTTCACGCCCAGGAAATGATCGAATACGGCTCCAACGTGGTCGGCGGCATCACGCCGGGCAAAGGTGGACAAAAACATCTGGAGCGTCCGGTGTTCAACACCGTGAAAGAAGCGGTCGAGCAAGTCGGCGCCGAAGCCAGCATCGTGTTCGTGCCGCCCGCTTATGCAGCCGATTCGATCATGGAAGCGGCCGAAGCCGGCATCAAATACTGCGTTTGCATCACCGACGGTATTCCAACCCAGGACATGATGAAGGTCAAAATCTTCCTGAGCAAATTCCCGAAAGAAAGCCGCATGGTCCTGACCGGCCCAAATTGCGCCGGCACCATCAGCCCCGGCAAATCCATGCTGGGCATCATGCCGGGCCATATCTACATGCCGGGTAATGTCGGCATCGTCGGCCGTTCCGGGACCTTGGGCTATGAAGCTGCCGACCAAATGAAAGCATTGGGTATCGGCGTCTCGACTTCGGTCGGTATCGGCGGCGACCCGATCAACGGCAGTTCGCACCGTGACATTCTGGAAAAATTCGAGCAAGACCCGGAAACCAAGGTCGTGATGATGATCGGCGAAATCGGCGGCCCGCAAGAAGTCGAAGCCGGCGTCTTCGCCAATGAGCACATGAGCAAACCGGTCGTGGCTTACATCGCCGGTTTGACCGCGCCAAAAGGCCGCCGCATGGGCCATGCCGGGGCGATCATTTCGGCATCCGGCGAATCGGCGGCAGAAAA